TTGAGCGTGACCGTATTTTTTTGGTAGTAAAGTAACAGGGACGGAAAGGGATTTGGTGCGGTTTgaccaatttattttttccaaagaaaacaGGGGAAcccaaaatgccaaaaaaaaaaaaaaaaaaaaaaaaaaacagagacatTTCTTTATCCTCAAACTTgaaaaaagattgaatttttataatgcGGAAGAAGGATTGATGAAGGGGCAACCCGAGAGGCGCAAGGCACAACAACATCGttcatcgtcatcatcgtcatccATCCCTCCGCCACCGTCGTCGCCATAGATATAAACGCAGAGAATTATCGgggaagaggagaagagaggcTTGGCTTCCTCTTTCTGACCAGACGCGAGAGAAGATAAAGGAAGCCCGCTAGGCACCCAAGAGACAGTCGCCATCAGAGCCGCCCCGTTTCATCAAAAGGTTGGATAGAaagctggagagagagagagagagggggaggcgGAGAGAGAATAAAGTCCCTTTTCCGCTTGTCTTTGTTGGAGAATAGGTCCCCCAATAATCACCagacccatcttcttcttctccccttTCTTGCCCTCCTCCTACTCCATCCTTTTTTCTGTCCTGTTCCGTGAAGGGTTTTTTCCTTCTCCGGCTCTGTTTCCCCTgtttcttgagagagagagagagggagggagaggagatGGAGATGATGTATTACCAGCTGGCCAGGTCGTCTTCGTACCAGGACTCGCTGAAGGTCTTGGAGGCCGACATACAGCACGCCAACGCTCTGTAAGTTCGGATTTTTGCTGGTTTCGTTCCTTTCTTTGGGTTTTTCTGAGGTGGGTTTGTTCTGCTtttgtcttaatttttttttttgtccgtcTTTTCCCTTTCTGGGTATCTCCTTCGGTGTCTTTGTCTTGGGGTCTTTGTGTTGCTTTTATGTGTTGTCAACAGCTTTCTTCCTGACTCTACGGGCAAAAATTATGGAACCCACGAACAGTAAACTGGAAATTTTccaactgagagagagagagactgttgGTGAAATTGGCGCTTTTGGGCAGTAATATTCGGTCTTTTTCATCAAGTGTTCTAAGCGAAATGAGCTAAAGAGCTAAACCCCGGACATGAATTTGTTGACTTATCTGGTCCAGCAGTTTCGTTTGATCATTCACAGTGCATTTTGCTGCCTGAGAGTTAGGGAAATTATTCTGTCTTGCCACTCGCGGAGATGTGGAAAGAGATGAACTTTTGAGGAGCGATGGGAATATGATCTGCTCGGCggggttttttcttcttctgttctgAAATTTGAGCTCTTTGTGATCAGGGCGGCTGCGATTCCGAGGGCAAAGGGCGGCGCTCGCCTTCAAATGAAACTGGTCTACAATCACTTGGCTccgcttttcttgtttttgctaCAATGGATGGATTGCTCCTGCACTTGTCTACTACCCAGATACTTAGACCTCTTCCACATACTCATATACAAGGTATCTCCACCAGTTCGAAGAATCCTGAACTGTCAGACGTATAATTCCTTGCTTCATTGTTTGTACATGTTTATCGATTGTTCTAGTTGTTTTTGCCAGGTTTATAGTGATGGAAGGCCCAATATATCTACACATGGGAGAAAGGCTACCATAAAGGACTTCTATGGTATGGCTTAGAACTTCTCTTTAATTCTTCTTGAGGATTGGCAAGTGAAAACCCTGATTGTGGTTGgccagaaattgaattttgtttgttatGCAATTGCAGCTGTTATATTGCCATCTCTTAGACGGCTGCACAGTGACATGGAAGAGTTGGGTGATGTCAAAGGCAAGCATCTGGCTATGGAGTCTGTGGGCAAGAAGAAAGTGGAAGGCGACTTCAGGTTTGTCAAAGTAGatttagagagagaagatgaatgTGGGATTTGTTTGGAACCCTGCACCAAAATGGTGTTGCCAAATTGTTGCCATGCAATGTGCATAAAATGCTACCGGAATTGGTAAGTACCTCCGCTGCCTTGACAATGTTgtgattcattttcatttttcaaagtgTCCATTTGTTTCTTATTATTGTTGGTCAAATCTCAGGAATGTGAAGTCCGAGTCTTGTCCCTTTTGTCGTGGAAGCTTGAAAAGAGTAAAGTCTGAAGATTTATGGGTGCTCACTTGCAATGAAGATGTGGTTGATGCGGAAACGGTCTCCAAAGAGGACTTGCTTCGTTTCTATCTCTACATCAATAGCTTGCCAAAGGATAGCCCAGACGCCCTTTTCTTAGTTTATTATGAGTACCTAATATGATCCAAAGTAATTCCCCTGCTGTACAGATTAAAAACGAAAGGCCGACCGTCTGATGTAGATAGGGTCTGGTAAGGAGAGTTTCACTCTGATCGATGGAATAATCAATTCCACTTTGTACTTGTCAAAACATTTATCTGCGCAAATGCAAGATATTTGATCATACTGTGAGTCTTAATTTCTGGAACTTGGATTCTGGTCACAATGGTGAATTACCTGGAGTAGTAGTGTGTACCTGGTGATTTGTTGGTAAAGCCGAATTGTTAGCCTTATTCGAAATTCGAAAGTTGGTCCACGACGATCTTAGGTCTCTGCTGGTTCGACACAGCATGGACACAGCATGGACATCTAGGACGGCTGGTCGATGCTCTTAGTTTTTGCTTGTCTGGGCAATTACACGATCTATTAGATGTTCCAAAACAGAAAGCAGACCTGTACTCCAGGTTTATTCAAGGCCATTAATATCTGGTTCGCCATTTACAGATGGACCGGAACAATTCTGGTTTGAATGTTTGAACAATAGTGGTAATTTACCTGGTAGGCTAGCGTGCCATATCTGGTCTGGAGGACTAGTGTTTTAACAATGGAGAGAGTTATGTGAGGCTACTGAACTTGCTCTTTTGATCATTATGCGAGAAATGAGTACTGACTTTGTCTGCACTTGGCGTTTTTCTAGAGGCTTGCCATCCTTGACGTTTTCAAGAGTGCCAGTTTGACTCTTGTGACCAGTTCCATTCTGGACCATTTCTTCCATAGGAGGGAGTCTGCTAgctttttctgttttgttttttattttatttttttacccaaTCCTTCGAGTACGATCgtccaaaaatgattttttttttttttccattcctcATATTTTGGATTTCTCATGGAAATGATCCACAGAAGGCCTTGGTTTTCCCGGACATGGGCATCAAACTTTGTCCTTCTTGACTCTGTTTCTGAAACTTAAAATGTTAAAGTGCACCTGTGACATCTACTCTGGCCTCATCGATGTGTTTGAGAGTCGGAACGCTAGGCTTGTGTTCGACTGAAATTTGCTCCTGTAACTGGAGATCACATACGTGTggaaatataaaagataatGCAACTAAATGAATAATCTCTCCAGATTGAATGCTAGAAATAGTCAATCTTTTATTACATATGGAGCAATTGTATCCCTTCTCCAAACTAAGAAAGAACTACAAAACTCAACGAACGGATTAAtcgatgaaaaaggaaaaactaaacTCAGTGAGCTAACCCAGCCTCTCGGAGCCAAAGGATAGTAGGAAAAAACTTAACTCAGTGACCTTTTGCAGTCACTCGGAGTCATAGGAAACATTGCTTTAACTCGAAACTCATCCCATCTTCTGCTTGATGACAGCCGGCAACGGAGGGTTAGTGCAACCGTGGTTGAGGAACTGGAGGGTGATTTGTTTGTTCATGGCCTCCGTGAGATGAATCCCGTCCCAGTTCATGTGCTTTGTGGCGTCACTACAGGCGGAGGTGCTGCTCGAGCCGCACAGGTTGTGGATGTCGAAGTTGAAGGGTCCACTGGCGACCCCGCAGCACGCCTTGAAGGGCTCGGTAAAGTTGTACTGTTGGGGGTTCTGGAGGATGTTCATGTATGCTTTCCAGAAGTCGGCGTAGATGATGGTAGCCGAGCTGAATGTTTTCTGCAGCTCGGCCAGGTTCTTCTGGAGCAGCTCGTTGTGGGCCGTCACCATGTCATTGGCGCTCTTGGAGCAGCCGTGTTGGTCGCGGTCAGAGGTGGGGGTCGAAGCTAGGGACACGGGGAAGCACCCGGATGGAGGCAGGCCTTGAACGACGAGGTACTTGGCGCCGCTTCCCAGCAGTTCCTGTTTGCATTTGGACAATTGCACGCATTAGTCTGCGAACTGGATTTGCTTGACTTCATGTTCCTGCATTTTTGCAATGTGTTGCGTACCTTGACAAGTTTGCAGACTTGACTAACGGAGCGCTGGTTGAACCACTggctggagatggaggaggaggatgagttAAGCAGGCGAGGGTAGTCGCTGAAACCGATCCCTCCAATCCAAAACAGCGAACCTTCCATGTGGATGCTTCCGTTAACATTCACGCTTCCGCTTCCGGTCACGCTTCCGCTTCCGCTACCGCTACCGGTTCCGCTTGCACTACCACCACCGCTCATATCCCCCTTCATGCTTCCGCTATCGCTTCCAGTTTGGCTTCCACTTCCGCTCATACCTGCACCTCCGCTTCCGCTTCCACTTCCGCCAACACTGCTACCTCCGCTTCCACTCAtgcttccgcttccgcttccaCTGCCGCTTCCGCTTCCGCTTACTCCTCCGCTTCCGCTTCCCTTGACGCCTCCGCTTCCGCTTACTCCTCCGCTTCCACTTCCCCTCAtgcttccgcttccgcttccaCTGCCGCTTCCGCTTCCCCTCAtgcttccgcttccgcttccgcttccaCTGCcgcttccgcttccgcttccaCTGCCACTTCCGCTTCCGCTTACTCCTCCGCCTCCACTTCCGCTTACTCCTCCGCTTCCGCTTCCCTTGACGCCTCCGCTTCCGCTTACTCCTCCGCTTCCACTTCCCCTCAtgcttccgcttccgcttccaCTGCCGCTTCCGCTTCCACTCAtgcttccgcttccgcttccaCTGCTGCCTCCGCTTCCGCTTCCACTCAtgcttccgcttccgcttccCTTGACGCCTCCGCTTCCCTTCCACTCCGCTTCCGCTTCCGCTAACGCCTCCGCTTCCGCTTACTCCTCCGCTTCCGCTTCCACTCAtgcttccgcttccgcttccgcTTACTCCTCCACTTCCGCTTCCACTGCTGCCTCCGCTTCCTCCAACGCTGCCGCTGATGCTTCCCTTTCCAGTCCCGCTCCCGCTCCCGCTCCCGCTTCCATCTCCGCTGCCACTCATGCTTCCGCCCCATTGTCCACTTCCGCTTCCTCCTCCGACCATGTGGCCAGTTTCTGCGCCTTCCGTTAACTGTCGGAACTTGTTAAACCAATTTATTTGCAAATCTATGGTCTTTGGAACGGTGTTCAGGAACCAGCTGTGAATGCTATCAGGAGAGAAGAAGTTGGTGGGGAGGGCAGTTGATCCAGCCACGGCAAAGTTGGCACCGTATGTGAAATTCGCGGAAGTGTTCTGGAATGCCGGAACCGGGGGAAGGCCGAAAGCTTGGCACACGAAATCTATCATCAACTTGCCATCGCAGAGTTGGTTCCCGGCGGAGGACGAGCCGAATTGAGAACCCCCCGAGCCCTGCTTGAGCATGCCCAGGGCCATCGCGTTCCCGGTGTCCGTCAAGGACTCGCCAAAGGCGAAGATcgccttgaagactttctccaTGGGGACGGCCTCGGCCCCCTTGGTGATCAAGTGAGGATGCAGGGGATGGAGATTGAAAGTAGCGGAAGAAGGACGAGCTTGTATCAGGAATGCGAGGGTGACCAGGAGAGAAATGCACCTAAAGTTAGTCATTTTCTCTTCACTGATTTGGTAGGCTATAGATAATCAAGAATTGAgaacttttccttttggggtTTTCCTTGATGCAAACTTCGGGGGAGCTGTGGAAGTTTGAACTTGGAATGGAGACATTTTATAGAGACTTGGAGGGGAGACAAATGAGCGAAGGTCCCAAGTTTTAGGAATTGGATTTGTGGTTTTTATCGAATGATCTGCAATTCCTTGGTTCAGAGACGATTCTTGAATTAGTTTgctttgctaatttagttaagTTGATGACATCCAACAAGTGCTTCGTGGACAAGGCAAGAACAATTGTAGTTCAGCCCATTCTTTCAGAGGACATGAATTGGCgtccaatgatttttttttttttctttttccttctccatgCAAGTGATCCTAGACCTCCCATTGTCTTATGgaaaaatttatccaaaaaattctaagtttgttgaatttttgtcaattcaattttaaacattttgattttaccaattgagttctaactttttgcattttgccaattaaatcgATCtcgtcaattttgattgaaaattagtAATGTGAATACTAGTAATCCTACATGACATGGTTAGCtctgacatggataatttttaatagtattttaatatatattttatatatatatatatatatatatatatatttttagaaaaggCTTTACTTAGAAAAATGTTGGGTAATTGGTAAGCACAATATGAAACGCgaagacagaaaaaaagaaaaagatacgaagtgataaaaattaattgattcaTTTGGCAGTATGACTAAATGATTGAAAATCGACATATTTAGAAAGAACTAAACATGACATAAAAATCAGTCGTGGCAATCCTTGGAGTGGATATCTTTTAAAGAATATCAACACTCGATCATCTTAAAATATGTTTTTGGATATTTGGAAGGTATGTTCAAATAATAATAGCATCAATGGATGTGAAGTCTCTGAGGGCGCAAATAATAACTTTTTTGCTCCTAGTACAATTTaaagcaagaaatttttttttatttatatatcatGAACGAGTTAATAAACATCTAACCGCATTTGATAACggtataaaatttatgttccttgaaaagaaatttatttgataatggtATAAAATTTCTGACCCGCTCCTCCTGATCTCACCACCACCCTCTACCAAACCCACCCGCTCCTGGAGAACATTGTTCTCATCCACCTCATTGCTAAAAGTGGTAGATCATGACTTTAAATGACAGGTCTATCACCATAATTCTATTGCTCTTCGAACAAGGATCATGTTGAGGCCGATGACAATCGATGACATTCTCGACATCCAAGTTCCGAGGACCATGAAATAGGCATTTTAGGGTTTCACAAGCAATTAGAGAGGCTGGCGCCATCGACAAAGTCATGGACCAAGAAGATGTTGTCATCGAAGACAAAGGCACTAAAGTAGCTTTGCCATGCTGACCAGGTGGCTCTGGCAGATCATCTTGAGGAGGTCCTCGTGGTGGCCCATGTCGATCTTCCGACTAAACTTGCCCTAGAAAATGACAACGTCCTTGCCATGGAGGGAGCAGCGccaggaggagggggaggatgaggatgaggatgaggagtAGCGAGACTTGGCGAGGAAATTGTTGGTGGTAGAGAGTGGAGCTCGAAAAGTCATAAGATGATAAGATTGTCCAGGAGGGAGTGGTAAAACTTGGAAAGGGAGGTGCTGTTGGAGAGGGAGGAGGTGTCGATGTGAGTGTCAAAGGAGAGTCTAGGGAAGGAGGTGGAGGTATAGCAGCTGCCAATGGAATAGGCGGAGGCCGAGGGGTCGGAGGAGGCAAGGGCCAATATGGGGGTTGGGGACATGGAGACTCtcaaggaggaggaagagggtgGTCTTCTTGCGACAGAACGCATGGCAAGAGAGGAAATGAGCAatgaaaaagttttttttttttttttttaatttcaaaatatttttttcttatttctattccaaacatatTTTGAGCCCAAAATTTGTCTtgtaaatagaaaaatgaaaatgcgctaataaatagatttatatttcaaacctattttcaaaaacaaaaaaaaagaaaaataaagaaattgaatgattatcataAGCATCCCAAGTATTCTTGAAATTGTATAACATTGTAATATAGTATCCAGCTAATAATTAGATTGTCTAGACAGTAAAGATGTTTGAAAGGTGTTactatatgaaaaatatttctaagcGATAAGGGAAGttagcaaattaaaataaacaaataaatagtGGTAAGAAATTCAAGTGATAGTCACTGAAAACATCACATGGTAAttttatggaagaaaattgGGGAGTCACACTACTTTAGGTAAGTAATCTTCGAAAAGAATTGTTAGATTTAAAGGGTTTCTATCCAATGCAAATAACAgctgttaaaaaataaaatcaaatactGAGTAActtaaaaagagagataaaaactCAAGAATAGTTTGTAATTTGAATCCGACAAGAATTAGTAAGCCGCTTCGATTCATGTTGatatttcatataaaaataCAAGTCATGCAACCTAAACATAGACAAGTTAGCATGAAAGATTGGTGATTTGCAAActtaaaaaaaagttgctttaTTTACAAAGTTGTTTGTAAGTTATGAACAAGTTAACTTTAAGAAAAAGACTAGTCGATTTTTTTGGTGATGATGACCTTATGAGTTCTAAAAGTTTTAGTTCGACGTAGCACTTTAGCCCAAAACTTTTCGCGTGCATCGATGTCCTATTAACTCGTCGTCGCTCAATAATCATTCCATTGCTCCTTCAGCTTTTGGGGAGTTGAAACGTGCAAGCATGGTTGTTCTTGTTACCTTTTTGTCCACATGGCCGTTATGCAACTATAACCTTGTTGAAGTCGAAAAGGATGTCGTTCACACAAAACACATAAaattatgtcatttttgtgtCTTTTTATGCTGCGTTAGAAATTAccgaaattttaaaaaataaacttaaAATGGTTTTTAAAATGGGGAAGGGGGTCGACGGGGAGGCATAGCTTGTAGCTGGTGAGGGCAATTGGCATTTCTTGAGCCACAAACAAGGTTGCCACCTTTGCCACgaccaagtaaaaaaaaaaaaaaagtcctataAATTGTCAATCTATGAAAAAAACAGCGCACCTGATGAAAGAACTAACTTAGAGAGCGGTAACGGGTTTTAGGAGTTCAATGCACCAAAATAAAAGCTTTAGGAATAAAGTATTGGAGTGACATAAGTTTTCGAACTCTCGATTTTCATTACATTTATTTTTGGCCAATGGTCTTTGACTCATGCCAGTTCTCATTTAATTCTACGAGCATAAAAAAGTCTGTAATTATGATAAGGAAGTATACGATTCTAATTTAAA
This region of Eucalyptus grandis isolate ANBG69807.140 chromosome 8, ASM1654582v1, whole genome shotgun sequence genomic DNA includes:
- the LOC104415729 gene encoding E3 ubiquitin-protein ligase AIRP2 — encoded protein: MEMMYYQLARSSSYQDSLKVLEADIQHANALAAAIPRAKGGARLQMKLVYNHLAPLFLFLLQWMDCSCTCLLPRYLDLFHILIYKVYSDGRPNISTHGRKATIKDFYAVILPSLRRLHSDMEELGDVKGKHLAMESVGKKKVEGDFRFVKVDLEREDECGICLEPCTKMVLPNCCHAMCIKCYRNWNVKSESCPFCRGSLKRVKSEDLWVLTCNEDVVDAETVSKEDLLRFYLYINSLPKDSPDALFLVYYEYLI
- the LOC120287463 gene encoding GDSL esterase/lipase At3g48460-like, with the translated sequence MSGSGSQTGSDSGSMKGDMSGGGSASGTGSGSGSGSVTGSGSVNVNGSIHMEGSLFWIGGIGFSDYPRLLNSSSSSISSQWFNQRSVSQVCKLVKELLGSGAKYLVVQGLPPSGCFPVSLASTPTSDRDQHGCSKSANDMVTAHNELLQKNLAELQKTFSSATIIYADFWKAYMNILQNPQQYNFTEPFKACCGVASGPFNFDIHNLCGSSSTSACSDATKHMNWDGIHLTEAMNKQITLQFLNHGCTNPPLPAVIKQKMG